One window of the Dongia rigui genome contains the following:
- a CDS encoding FkbM family methyltransferase, producing MVQKRKSVPPKPAVAADPPDAGLEILREAMRLHVAGRLLDAVPVYRRHLALGRSAVALNNLGAALRDLGQSPEAVDCFREALTLEPTNSDAQLNLGLGLLDLGDLAPAEAALKRALTMLPQPGPEAAADPRFLQCLNGYGSLMRRQGRVDEMIALFRQESVAAPQDANLHLHLGNILFETHRLEEAVAAFTRALEIEPKMAAALGNLGTVYATLGKLDDAVRCQRGVIALEPENPKHYVNLGAALKGQGLLGEAAAVYRHAVTLKPDYDFAINNLGNLLREQGRLDESVACFRKAIKISPSYLGAHSNLLFTLNSLAEMTPAEVCAEHRQFGDMIEAQAGPVAPHANVPEPARRLRVGYLSPDFLGHSVAYFIENLLEFHDQRNFEIICYAINKRMDSLSRRLQARVPVWRSCSFMTDDELTAQIRADQVDILVDLAGHTAENRLTVMARKPAPVQVTYLGYPNTTGLTRIDYRLTDAKVDPVGEADHIHAEKLVRLPRSFLCFRPSDFAGEVPARPVANNGYVTFGSFNVMAKMTDEVVAVWSRLLREVPNSRLVMKCNAFSDPETLALYRQRFGACGVAPERLDLMGRQPLIGDHLATYGRIDIALDPFPYNGTTTTCEALWMGVPMVALRGDRHVGRVSAALLEHVGLAELVAYSVDDYVARAKALAADPARIQALSAGLRKAMAASPLMDGPGFAREVEAAYRGMWQHWCAAQAAGSKAPDVTAEMDAGVAAFNRSDWPAAERAFRQAAAKDPTSPEAILNLGSALKRRKLVPEALACFQQALVLRPDWAAAYANIGSAFCDLGRQEEAEAACRRAIAIDPRNRNAYSNLASALCAQHRDDEAIPFFEKAIEIGPVSADLYVNLSAALISTGRLAQAAEACRRAITLAPDLAEAHANLASTLGAQGLNRETIAASREVTRLRPDLHLGWSNYLFSLNYVTDLSADQIFAEHRAWGARHAGKAARHHDNAPVPDRPLRVGFVSADFCAHSVAFFLKPLFDRHNGKSFEFYCYSDVVNPDLYTEFLRRASAGWRPIVGLSDERAAAMVRADGIDILVDLAGHTSKNRLGVFAEKPAPVQVTWLGYPNTTGLEAIDYRLIDAITDPPGDADRGHAEKLWRLPGPFLCYEAAPKTPDVAPLPALANGHITFGSFNKINKISDQTISLWAAALVAVPQSRLILKSRSFADAESAARLQAAFQKAGIAAGRVELLSWEPHLKNHLEVYHRIDLALDTFPYNGTTTICEAAWMGVPTLTLCGDRHAARVGATINAALDLPQMTALDEQAFVAQAKLLAADVPALSALRAGLRARMLESPLCDGRQFAGKFEAAMRGMWRAWCETEGAGRSNEGNDKTMATVPTNMLRLKLKGDIEICVPRDVNLISPYVLLEQEDWFEDEAPFVRQLLRPGERVIDIGANYGIYSLTAARAVGAAGQVWSFEPASQTAAHLTRSIAANGFQNVSVIQAALSNREGEAQLGLSGQSELNSLQGSAQGSETVALTTLDLWAAANDWPAIDFVKLDAEGEEPNVIRGGHAFLKRASPLIMFEIKHGAKLNLALKAQFEELGYAAYRLVPGLGILQPFEENGREDPYLLNLFCCKADKAAELRARGILADAVAADTAPAARGAWRNYLGHKPFAQELAAQWPADGQLPPGYVAALDLYVAAQDRNLSPTQRVAALEQAVASLGTLAEATPDFAVLMSLARAAADLGRRGVAVLALQRLISGLNKGPARRDLPFLAPSPRFDALPAASRFDTWCFAAVLETFERLAAYSSFYDQSHASIIDDLCKTGLQSAESERRRLLIQLRSGAGLKAPLPPAVLAESPDNLNAAFWRGVTSPPPRVDNLLELLPQTGPINIVDIGAMALGNEIEPYRPLIKAGRARVVGFEPNEAECAKLNAGTGGRYYPYFIGDGGMRTFHETNMPMTGSLYQPNTPLLSRFSNLAELVTPKMQHPGIETRRLDDLADLDGLSDIDLIKIDVQGGELDVFRGASKALGSALMIITEVEFVELYVGQPLFADVDQHLRKNGYQFHTFLGFGQRLFKPLSSPSSPSGGIRQILWSDAVYVRDFMQFDRLEDEKLLKLSLMLDSILQSADLAALALKEYDRRRGTTYADTYVAGIIAKSAAAKPVLPQ from the coding sequence ATGGTCCAAAAGCGTAAATCGGTTCCCCCCAAGCCAGCCGTTGCGGCCGATCCGCCCGATGCGGGGCTTGAAATCCTGCGCGAGGCCATGCGACTTCACGTCGCCGGCCGCCTGTTGGACGCCGTCCCTGTCTATCGTCGCCATCTGGCCCTTGGGCGAAGCGCTGTGGCGCTCAACAATCTGGGCGCTGCCCTGCGCGATCTTGGCCAATCACCCGAAGCCGTCGACTGCTTCCGCGAAGCACTGACCCTCGAACCGACCAACAGCGATGCTCAGCTCAATCTGGGCCTGGGCCTGCTGGACCTCGGCGACCTGGCGCCGGCCGAGGCGGCGCTCAAGCGCGCCTTGACCATGCTGCCCCAGCCTGGTCCAGAAGCCGCCGCGGACCCGCGCTTCCTGCAATGCCTCAATGGCTATGGCAGCCTGATGCGGCGCCAGGGCCGGGTCGATGAGATGATCGCCCTCTTTCGCCAGGAGAGCGTCGCTGCACCCCAGGACGCCAATCTCCATTTGCATCTCGGTAACATTCTTTTCGAGACACATCGCCTGGAAGAGGCGGTTGCGGCCTTCACGCGGGCATTGGAGATTGAGCCCAAGATGGCCGCGGCCCTCGGCAATCTGGGTACCGTCTATGCGACCCTCGGCAAGCTCGACGATGCCGTGCGCTGCCAGCGCGGTGTCATCGCGCTGGAACCCGAAAACCCCAAGCATTACGTCAATCTGGGCGCCGCACTTAAGGGGCAGGGGCTTCTCGGCGAAGCGGCGGCCGTCTATCGCCATGCCGTGACGCTGAAGCCGGATTATGATTTTGCCATCAACAATCTCGGCAATTTGCTGCGCGAGCAGGGCCGGCTGGATGAATCGGTCGCCTGCTTTCGCAAGGCGATCAAGATCTCGCCGAGTTATCTCGGCGCGCATTCCAATCTGCTCTTCACGTTGAATTCGTTGGCCGAGATGACGCCGGCGGAAGTCTGCGCCGAGCATCGGCAGTTCGGCGACATGATCGAGGCACAGGCCGGTCCGGTCGCGCCGCACGCCAATGTTCCCGAACCGGCGCGGCGCTTGCGCGTCGGCTATCTGTCGCCGGATTTCCTTGGCCACTCGGTCGCCTATTTCATCGAGAATCTGCTGGAATTTCACGACCAGCGGAATTTCGAAATCATCTGTTATGCGATCAACAAGCGGATGGATTCGCTGTCCCGCCGTTTGCAGGCGCGCGTGCCGGTGTGGCGTTCCTGCTCGTTCATGACCGATGACGAACTGACCGCCCAGATTCGCGCCGACCAGGTCGACATCCTGGTCGACCTCGCCGGGCATACCGCCGAAAATCGCCTTACCGTTATGGCGCGCAAGCCCGCACCCGTGCAGGTCACCTATCTCGGCTACCCCAATACCACCGGCCTCACGCGGATCGATTACCGCCTGACCGACGCAAAGGTCGATCCGGTGGGCGAGGCCGACCATATCCATGCCGAAAAGCTCGTGCGCCTGCCGCGCAGCTTTCTGTGTTTCCGCCCCTCGGATTTCGCGGGCGAGGTACCGGCGCGGCCCGTCGCAAACAATGGCTATGTGACGTTCGGTTCATTCAACGTCATGGCGAAGATGACGGACGAGGTCGTGGCGGTCTGGTCACGCCTGCTGCGCGAGGTGCCGAACTCGCGGCTGGTGATGAAGTGCAACGCCTTTTCCGACCCGGAAACCCTGGCACTCTATCGACAGCGCTTCGGCGCGTGTGGCGTGGCGCCGGAACGGCTCGATCTGATGGGGCGCCAGCCGCTCATCGGCGATCACCTTGCCACCTATGGCCGCATCGACATCGCGCTCGACCCGTTCCCCTATAACGGCACCACCACCACCTGCGAAGCCTTGTGGATGGGTGTGCCGATGGTCGCCTTGCGCGGCGACCGCCATGTCGGGCGCGTCAGTGCCGCCTTGCTGGAACATGTGGGCCTCGCCGAGCTGGTGGCCTACAGCGTTGATGATTATGTCGCACGCGCCAAGGCCCTCGCCGCCGATCCGGCACGAATTCAGGCGCTGAGTGCCGGTCTGCGCAAGGCGATGGCCGCCTCGCCCTTGATGGATGGCCCTGGCTTTGCCCGCGAAGTCGAAGCGGCCTATCGCGGCATGTGGCAGCACTGGTGTGCCGCACAGGCGGCCGGCAGCAAGGCCCCGGATGTCACGGCGGAAATGGATGCCGGTGTCGCGGCCTTCAACCGCAGCGACTGGCCCGCGGCCGAACGCGCCTTCCGGCAGGCCGCCGCCAAGGATCCGACAAGCCCAGAGGCGATCCTCAATCTGGGGTCCGCCTTGAAGCGCCGCAAATTGGTGCCGGAAGCGCTGGCCTGCTTTCAACAGGCCCTCGTCCTCCGGCCCGACTGGGCGGCTGCCTATGCCAATATCGGTTCCGCCTTTTGCGATTTGGGGCGCCAGGAGGAGGCCGAGGCGGCTTGCCGTCGGGCGATTGCCATCGACCCGCGCAACCGCAATGCCTATAGCAACCTTGCCTCGGCCCTCTGTGCACAGCATCGCGACGACGAGGCGATCCCCTTCTTCGAAAAGGCGATCGAGATCGGGCCGGTCAGTGCCGATCTTTATGTCAACCTGTCGGCGGCACTCATCTCGACAGGGAGGCTTGCGCAGGCCGCCGAAGCGTGCCGGCGTGCCATCACGCTGGCGCCGGACCTCGCCGAGGCCCATGCCAATTTGGCCTCAACCCTGGGGGCGCAGGGCCTCAATCGCGAAACGATCGCGGCCTCCCGCGAGGTAACAAGGCTGCGCCCGGATCTCCATCTAGGTTGGTCCAACTACCTTTTCTCGCTCAACTACGTGACCGATCTCAGTGCCGATCAGATTTTTGCCGAGCATCGGGCCTGGGGCGCACGCCATGCCGGGAAGGCGGCGCGTCATCACGACAACGCGCCGGTTCCGGATCGGCCCTTGCGCGTCGGCTTCGTCTCCGCCGATTTCTGCGCCCATTCCGTTGCCTTCTTCCTGAAGCCGCTCTTTGACCGGCATAATGGCAAGAGCTTCGAATTCTACTGCTACTCGGATGTGGTGAACCCGGATCTCTATACCGAGTTCCTGCGCCGTGCGAGTGCCGGATGGCGGCCGATCGTCGGCCTCTCCGACGAGCGGGCGGCGGCGATGGTTCGTGCGGACGGCATCGACATTCTGGTCGATCTGGCCGGCCATACATCGAAGAATCGCCTCGGCGTCTTTGCCGAAAAGCCGGCCCCGGTCCAGGTGACGTGGCTTGGCTATCCCAACACCACCGGGCTGGAGGCGATCGACTATCGCCTCATCGACGCGATCACCGACCCGCCAGGCGACGCCGATCGTGGCCATGCCGAGAAATTGTGGCGCCTGCCGGGGCCTTTCCTTTGCTATGAGGCTGCGCCGAAAACGCCCGACGTCGCGCCACTGCCGGCCTTGGCGAATGGCCATATCACCTTCGGCAGCTTCAACAAGATCAACAAGATCTCCGACCAGACGATCAGCCTCTGGGCCGCCGCCCTGGTTGCGGTGCCGCAGTCGCGCCTCATCCTCAAGTCGCGCTCCTTCGCCGATGCCGAGAGTGCGGCCCGCCTGCAGGCGGCTTTCCAGAAGGCCGGCATCGCCGCCGGCCGGGTCGAGTTGCTGAGCTGGGAGCCGCATCTCAAGAACCATCTCGAGGTCTATCATCGCATCGACCTCGCTCTCGATACCTTCCCCTATAACGGGACGACAACAATTTGCGAGGCGGCGTGGATGGGCGTGCCCACGCTGACGCTGTGCGGCGACCGGCATGCTGCCCGCGTCGGTGCCACCATCAATGCGGCGCTCGACCTGCCGCAGATGACGGCGCTGGATGAGCAGGCGTTCGTTGCCCAGGCAAAGCTGCTCGCGGCGGACGTGCCGGCCCTCTCGGCATTGCGGGCGGGATTGCGCGCGCGCATGCTGGAATCGCCGCTATGCGACGGGCGGCAGTTTGCCGGCAAGTTCGAGGCCGCCATGCGCGGCATGTGGCGCGCATGGTGCGAGACTGAAGGCGCCGGCCGCAGCAATGAAGGCAACGACAAAACCATGGCGACGGTACCGACGAACATGCTGCGGCTGAAGTTGAAGGGCGATATTGAGATTTGCGTTCCACGCGATGTGAACCTGATTTCACCCTATGTCCTCTTGGAACAGGAAGATTGGTTCGAGGATGAGGCGCCGTTCGTCCGGCAGCTGCTGCGGCCCGGCGAGCGCGTGATCGACATCGGGGCCAATTACGGCATCTATAGCCTTACCGCGGCGCGTGCTGTCGGTGCCGCGGGCCAGGTGTGGAGCTTCGAACCGGCCAGCCAGACGGCGGCGCATCTGACGCGCAGCATCGCTGCCAATGGTTTCCAGAACGTCTCGGTGATCCAGGCGGCTCTCTCGAACCGAGAAGGCGAAGCCCAACTCGGCCTCAGCGGTCAATCTGAACTGAACTCACTGCAAGGCTCCGCCCAAGGGTCGGAAACGGTTGCCTTGACGACGCTCGATCTGTGGGCCGCTGCCAATGACTGGCCGGCGATCGACTTCGTCAAGCTCGATGCCGAGGGTGAGGAGCCAAACGTCATCCGCGGCGGTCACGCATTCCTCAAGCGCGCGTCGCCGCTCATCATGTTCGAGATCAAGCACGGGGCGAAGCTCAACCTCGCCTTGAAGGCGCAGTTCGAAGAACTCGGCTATGCCGCCTATCGCCTCGTTCCGGGGCTGGGCATCCTGCAGCCCTTCGAAGAGAATGGCCGGGAGGATCCCTATCTCCTCAATCTTTTCTGCTGCAAGGCGGATAAGGCTGCCGAGCTGCGGGCACGTGGCATCCTGGCCGATGCCGTTGCCGCGGATACCGCCCCAGCAGCGCGCGGCGCCTGGCGAAACTACCTGGGGCACAAGCCATTCGCGCAGGAGCTGGCCGCGCAATGGCCGGCCGACGGTCAGTTGCCGCCCGGCTACGTTGCGGCCCTCGATCTTTATGTCGCCGCGCAAGACCGCAACCTCTCTCCGACCCAGCGCGTCGCGGCGTTGGAGCAGGCGGTGGCCTCCCTCGGCACACTTGCCGAAGCGACGCCCGACTTCGCGGTCCTGATGTCCTTGGCGCGTGCCGCGGCCGATCTCGGCCGGCGTGGCGTTGCCGTGCTGGCGTTGCAGCGACTGATTTCCGGCCTTAACAAGGGGCCGGCGCGGCGCGATCTCCCGTTCCTGGCGCCAAGTCCACGCTTTGACGCGCTGCCTGCGGCGAGTCGGTTTGACACCTGGTGCTTTGCCGCGGTGCTGGAAACGTTCGAACGGTTGGCGGCATATTCCTCCTTCTACGACCAGTCCCATGCCTCGATCATCGATGACCTGTGCAAGACCGGGCTGCAGAGCGCGGAATCCGAGCGGCGCCGGCTCCTGATCCAGTTGCGCAGCGGCGCCGGACTGAAGGCGCCCTTGCCGCCGGCGGTGCTGGCGGAGTCGCCCGACAATCTCAATGCCGCCTTCTGGCGCGGCGTGACCTCGCCACCGCCCAGGGTCGACAATCTGCTGGAACTGCTGCCGCAGACCGGACCCATCAACATCGTTGATATCGGTGCCATGGCGCTTGGCAACGAAATCGAGCCCTATCGCCCGCTGATCAAGGCGGGGCGCGCCCGTGTGGTGGGTTTTGAACCCAACGAAGCCGAATGCGCCAAGCTGAATGCCGGCACCGGCGGCCGCTACTATCCTTATTTCATTGGCGATGGTGGGATGCGAACATTCCACGAGACGAACATGCCGATGACCGGTTCTCTCTATCAACCCAATACGCCGCTGTTGAGCAGGTTCAGCAATCTTGCCGAACTGGTGACGCCCAAGATGCAGCATCCGGGCATAGAGACGCGCCGGCTCGATGATCTGGCCGACCTCGATGGCCTCTCGGACATCGACCTTATCAAGATCGATGTGCAAGGCGGTGAATTGGATGTCTTTCGCGGAGCCTCAAAGGCGCTGGGTTCCGCCCTGATGATCATCACCGAGGTCGAGTTCGTTGAACTCTATGTCGGGCAGCCGCTGTTCGCCGATGTCGATCAGCATCTGCGCAAGAACGGCTATCAGTTCCACACCTTCCTCGGCTTCGGTCAGCGCCTGTTCAAGCCGCTGTCTTCACCGAGCAGTCCCTCTGGCGGTATCCGCCAGATTCTGTGGTCGGACGCCGTCTATGTCCGCGACTTCATGCAGTTCGACCGGCTTGAAGATGAAAAACTCTTGAAGCTCAGCCTGATGCTCGATTCGATATTGCAGTCTGCCGATCTCGCGGCCCTGGCGCTGAAAGAATACGACCGCCGGCGCGGCACAACCTATGCCGACACCTATGTTGCCGGGATCATCGCCAAGTCGGCGGCGGCCAAACCGGTGCTGCCGCAGTGA